A region from the Thauera humireducens genome encodes:
- the puuE gene encoding allantoinase PuuE gives MTLSKAYPRDLIGYGRTPPQANWPGRARIAVQFVLNYEEGGENCVLHGDAGSEQFLSELFNAASYPERHLSMEGIYEYGSRVGVWRFLREFERRGLPMTIFGVSMALERHPELTAAFRELGHEIACHGWRWIHYQNVPEEIEREHMRIGMEIIERLTGERALGWYTGRDSPNTRRLVADYGGFLYDSDYYGDDLPFWTAVQKTDGETVSHLVVPYTLDTNDMRFALPQGFSHGDEFFEYLRDAFDVMYAEGEERPAMMSIGMHCRLLGRPGRFRALQRFLDHIEKHDRVWVCRRVDVARHWIEHHPYNPS, from the coding sequence ATGACTCTGAGCAAAGCCTACCCCCGCGACCTGATCGGCTACGGCAGGACCCCGCCGCAGGCCAACTGGCCCGGCCGCGCCCGCATCGCGGTGCAGTTCGTCCTCAACTACGAGGAAGGCGGCGAGAACTGCGTGCTGCACGGCGATGCCGGCAGCGAGCAGTTCCTGTCCGAACTGTTCAACGCCGCCAGCTACCCCGAGCGCCATCTGTCGATGGAAGGCATCTACGAGTACGGCTCGCGCGTGGGCGTGTGGCGCTTCCTACGCGAGTTCGAACGCCGCGGCCTGCCGATGACCATCTTCGGCGTGTCAATGGCGCTCGAGCGCCACCCCGAGCTGACCGCCGCCTTCCGCGAGCTCGGCCACGAGATCGCCTGCCACGGCTGGCGCTGGATCCACTACCAGAACGTGCCCGAGGAGATCGAGCGCGAGCACATGCGGATCGGCATGGAGATCATCGAGCGCCTCACCGGCGAGCGCGCGCTGGGCTGGTACACCGGGCGCGACTCGCCCAACACCCGGCGGCTGGTCGCCGACTACGGCGGCTTCCTGTACGACTCGGACTACTACGGCGACGATCTGCCGTTCTGGACCGCGGTGCAGAAGACCGACGGCGAGACGGTGTCGCATCTGGTCGTGCCCTACACGCTCGACACCAACGACATGCGCTTCGCGCTGCCGCAGGGCTTCTCGCACGGCGACGAGTTCTTCGAGTACCTGCGCGATGCCTTCGACGTGATGTACGCCGAGGGCGAGGAGCGTCCGGCGATGATGTCGATCGGCATGCACTGCCGCCTGCTCGGCCGCCCGGGGCGCTTCCGTGCGCTGCAGCGCTTCCTCGATCACATCGAGAAGCACGACCGCGTGTGGGTGTGCCGCCGCGTCGATGTCGCGCGGCACTGGATCGAACACCACCCCTACAATCCTTCATAA
- the alc gene encoding allantoicase — MASHTPGAPVFAPPAELPDWALRSVDLANPRLGAKALAASDDFFAEVARMLNPEPAQFVPGKFDTNGKWMDGWESRRKRVAGHDWALVKLGVKGVIRGFDVDTSHFTGNYPPAVSIEACVAETDDVAALQAATWTEILPATPMGPNSHHLLECASTAAWTHLRVNMYPDGGIARLRVYGRPVGTLAAKAASGELVDLVAMENGGRAVSWNDASFGSSAAALLLPGRGLNMGDGWETRRRREPGNDWCVLELGAPGTVEKIEVDTAYFKGNYPDRCSIQAAYVTGGTDRSITTQSMFWQTLLPEQKLEMHAIHTFTEQLATLGPITHVRFNIFPDGGVSRLRLWGKLEAK; from the coding sequence ATGGCCAGCCACACTCCCGGCGCCCCCGTCTTCGCCCCGCCCGCCGAACTGCCCGACTGGGCACTGCGCTCGGTCGACCTCGCCAACCCGCGCCTGGGCGCAAAGGCGCTTGCCGCCTCCGACGACTTCTTCGCCGAAGTCGCCCGCATGCTCAACCCCGAACCCGCCCAGTTCGTCCCTGGCAAGTTCGACACCAACGGCAAGTGGATGGACGGCTGGGAGTCCCGACGCAAGCGCGTCGCCGGCCACGACTGGGCGCTCGTCAAGCTCGGCGTCAAGGGCGTGATCCGCGGCTTCGACGTCGACACCTCCCACTTCACCGGCAACTACCCCCCGGCCGTCTCCATCGAGGCCTGCGTGGCCGAGACCGATGACGTGGCCGCGCTCCAGGCCGCGACCTGGACCGAGATCCTCCCCGCCACCCCCATGGGCCCCAACAGCCACCACCTCCTCGAGTGCGCCAGCACCGCGGCCTGGACCCACCTGCGCGTGAACATGTACCCGGACGGCGGCATCGCCCGCCTGCGCGTCTATGGACGCCCGGTCGGCACCCTGGCCGCCAAGGCCGCCTCGGGCGAACTCGTCGATCTGGTGGCCATGGAGAACGGCGGCCGCGCCGTGTCGTGGAACGACGCCAGCTTCGGCTCGTCCGCCGCCGCCCTGCTGCTGCCCGGACGCGGCCTGAACATGGGCGACGGCTGGGAGACCCGCCGCCGCCGCGAGCCCGGCAACGACTGGTGCGTGCTCGAACTGGGCGCCCCCGGCACGGTCGAGAAGATCGAAGTCGATACCGCCTACTTCAAGGGCAACTACCCCGACCGCTGCTCGATCCAGGCCGCCTACGTGACCGGCGGCACCGACCGCTCGATCACCACCCAGTCGATGTTCTGGCAGACCCTGCTGCCCGAGCAGAAGCTCGAGATGCACGCCATCCACACCTTCACCGAGCAGCTCGCCACGCTCGGGCCCATCACCCACGTGCGCTTCAACATCTTCCCCGACGGCGGCGTCTCGCGCCTGCGCCTGTGGGGCAAACTCGAGGCCAAGTAA
- a CDS encoding ureidoglycolate lyase, with product MTAQPALTLEIQPLTREAFAPFGELIEASDAVQHFTINAGNTERYHDLARIEPGPDGRVIVSIFRGQPRTLPFTVQMMERHPKASQAFIPMSGKPYLVVVAPAGNPPAAQDLKVFLARGDQGVNYATGVWHHPLLALETVSDFIVIDRSGPGHNCDEVQLDTPGLIPALRS from the coding sequence ATGACCGCGCAACCCGCCCTCACCCTCGAGATCCAGCCCCTCACCCGCGAGGCCTTCGCCCCTTTCGGCGAGCTCATCGAGGCCAGCGACGCCGTCCAGCACTTCACCATCAACGCCGGCAACACCGAGCGCTACCACGATCTCGCCCGCATCGAGCCCGGACCCGATGGCCGCGTCATCGTCTCCATCTTCCGCGGCCAGCCCCGCACCCTGCCCTTCACCGTGCAGATGATGGAGCGCCACCCCAAGGCCTCCCAGGCCTTCATCCCCATGTCGGGCAAGCCCTACCTCGTCGTCGTCGCCCCCGCCGGCAATCCGCCCGCGGCACAAGACCTCAAGGTCTTCCTCGCCCGCGGCGACCAGGGCGTCAACTACGCCACCGGCGTCTGGCACCACCCCCTGCTCGCCCTCGAGACCGTCTCCGACTTCATCGTCATCGATCGCAGCGGGCCCGGGCACAACTGCGACGAGGTGCAGCTCGACACACCGGGGCTGATCCCCGCCCTGCGCAGCTGA
- a CDS encoding class II aldolase/adducin family protein, which translates to MLPLDPYAARPDTLGAEEWRARVDLAAAYRLAARRGWSDLIYTHLSLRLPGRDDAFLINAFGQTFNEITASSLLTIDVEGRVIDGSDRIANPSGFAIHGAVHRARPDAHCVIHLHTDAGIAVSALQDGLLPLSQHAMRFWRDIGYHDYQGLAFGPEEQVRLVAELGTHRAMILKNHGTLTCGRTVAEAFVLMDTLEKACRIQLAAMAAGPVTMPPEGVLARTHAQLTADPEPEGALEWPALLRGLMRSEPDFAR; encoded by the coding sequence ATGCTGCCCCTCGACCCCTACGCCGCGCGCCCTGACACCCTCGGCGCCGAGGAATGGCGCGCGCGCGTCGATCTCGCCGCCGCCTACCGCCTGGCCGCACGCCGCGGCTGGAGCGATCTCATCTACACCCACCTCTCGCTTCGCCTGCCCGGCCGCGACGACGCCTTCCTGATCAACGCCTTCGGCCAGACCTTCAACGAGATCACCGCCTCGAGCCTGCTCACCATCGACGTCGAGGGCCGCGTCATCGACGGCAGCGACCGCATCGCCAATCCGAGCGGCTTCGCCATCCATGGCGCAGTGCATCGCGCGCGACCGGACGCGCATTGCGTGATCCATCTCCACACCGACGCCGGCATCGCGGTCTCGGCCCTGCAGGACGGCTTGCTGCCGCTGTCGCAGCACGCGATGCGCTTCTGGCGCGACATCGGCTATCACGACTACCAGGGGCTCGCCTTCGGCCCCGAGGAGCAGGTGCGGCTGGTCGCCGAACTCGGTACGCACCGCGCGATGATCCTGAAAAACCACGGCACGCTGACCTGCGGTCGCACCGTGGCCGAGGCCTTCGTGCTGATGGACACGCTGGAGAAGGCCTGCCGCATCCAGCTCGCCGCGATGGCGGCCGGCCCGGTGACGATGCCGCCCGAGGGCGTGCTCGCCCGGACCCACGCCCAGCTCACCGCCGACCCCGAGCCCGAAGGCGCCCTCGAATGGCCCGCGCTGCTGCGCGGCCTGATGCGCAGCGAACCCGATTTCGCGCGCTGA
- a CDS encoding 4-oxalocrotonate tautomerase gives MPTFHIELFEGRSPEKKRELVEALTRETCRVLDCEAGAVDIILVEVKREHWATGGVLWSERA, from the coding sequence ATGCCCACCTTCCATATCGAACTCTTCGAAGGCCGCAGTCCGGAGAAAAAACGCGAACTCGTCGAGGCGCTGACGCGCGAAACCTGTCGCGTCCTCGACTGCGAGGCCGGCGCTGTCGACATCATCCTGGTCGAGGTCAAGCGCGAGCACTGGGCGACGGGCGGCGTGCTCTGGTCCGAGCGCGCTTGA
- a CDS encoding nucleobase:cation symporter-2 family protein, with protein MSDQTRTSSPIELDPVDQCPPGGRLFTLALQHVLVMYAGAIAVPLIVGGALGLPKDQIAFLINADLLCCGLVTIIQALGVGRFGIRLPVMMGVTFAAVGPMVAMATNPELGINAILGSGIAAGLFGILFAPLVSRALPLFPPVVTGSIIAVIGISLIPVAINWSAGGQPSIRNATTGLMVDNPAYGSPEYLAIAAIVLVVVLAITRYGRGFLSNVAVLLGMGVGFAIAIALGKVSFDGLSDVPWVAVVTPLHFGMPIFDPISIATMCLVMVVVMVESLGMFLALGELTGRQLSRDDLTRGLRTDGLGTLIGGFLNTFPHTSFSQNVGLVGVTGVKSRWVCVAGGAILMAFGLFPKMALIIASVPQYVLGGAGLVMFGMVAATGIKILLAADLRNNRFNLYIVALSVGAGMIPMVAPRFFQQMPHALEPLLHSGILLSAITAITLNLFLNGGRRTPGSDAIEPAMAH; from the coding sequence ATGTCCGATCAAACCCGCACAAGCAGCCCGATCGAGCTCGACCCTGTAGACCAGTGCCCGCCTGGCGGACGCCTGTTCACCCTCGCCCTGCAGCACGTGCTGGTGATGTACGCGGGCGCAATCGCGGTCCCGCTGATCGTCGGCGGCGCCCTCGGGCTGCCCAAGGACCAGATCGCCTTCCTGATCAACGCCGACCTGCTGTGCTGTGGCCTGGTCACCATCATCCAGGCGCTCGGCGTCGGCCGCTTCGGCATCCGCCTGCCGGTCATGATGGGCGTGACCTTCGCTGCCGTCGGGCCGATGGTGGCCATGGCCACCAACCCCGAGCTCGGCATCAACGCCATCCTCGGCTCGGGCATCGCCGCGGGGCTGTTCGGCATCCTGTTCGCGCCGCTGGTATCGCGCGCGCTACCGCTGTTCCCGCCGGTGGTGACGGGTTCGATCATCGCGGTGATCGGCATCTCGCTGATACCGGTGGCGATCAACTGGTCGGCCGGCGGCCAGCCCAGTATCCGGAACGCGACGACCGGACTGATGGTGGACAACCCTGCCTACGGCTCGCCCGAATATCTCGCCATCGCCGCCATCGTGCTGGTCGTGGTGCTCGCGATCACCCGCTACGGCCGCGGCTTCCTTTCCAACGTCGCGGTGCTGCTCGGCATGGGCGTGGGCTTCGCGATCGCGATCGCGCTGGGCAAGGTCAGCTTCGACGGCCTGAGCGATGTGCCCTGGGTGGCCGTGGTGACGCCGCTGCACTTCGGCATGCCGATCTTCGATCCGATCTCGATCGCCACCATGTGCCTGGTGATGGTGGTGGTGATGGTCGAGTCGCTCGGCATGTTCCTTGCGCTCGGCGAGCTCACCGGCCGCCAACTCAGCCGTGACGACCTCACCCGCGGGCTGCGCACGGACGGCCTCGGCACCCTCATCGGCGGCTTCCTCAACACCTTCCCGCACACCAGCTTCTCGCAGAACGTGGGCCTCGTAGGCGTCACAGGCGTCAAGAGCCGCTGGGTGTGCGTGGCCGGCGGCGCAATCCTGATGGCCTTCGGCCTGTTTCCGAAAATGGCGCTGATCATCGCTTCCGTGCCGCAGTACGTACTTGGCGGCGCGGGCCTGGTGATGTTCGGCATGGTCGCCGCGACCGGCATCAAGATCCTGCTCGCGGCCGATCTGCGCAACAACCGCTTCAACCTCTACATCGTCGCGCTTTCGGTAGGCGCCGGGATGATCCCGATGGTGGCACCGCGGTTCTTCCAGCAGATGCCGCATGCCCTGGAGCCCCTGCTGCATAGCGGGATCCTGCTGTCCGCGATCACGGCGATCACGCTCAACCTGTTCCTCAACGGGGGTCGCCGCACCCCTGGCAGCGACGCGATCGAGCCGGCGATGGCGCACTAG
- a CDS encoding GlcG/HbpS family heme-binding protein, translating to MNKLSILAATFVLTTAGAAQAQVLSQRTLGLELANRLAADAVQACAEKGYAVSATVVDRAGIVRAVQRADNAGPHTLAASQQKAFTSASARNATQAMMEAAQKNPGAANLTDIPGFLLLGGGVPVRVGDEVIGAIGIGGAPGGHLDEQCALAAVAASAELLK from the coding sequence ATGAACAAGCTGTCCATCCTTGCCGCCACCTTCGTCCTGACCACCGCCGGCGCTGCCCAGGCCCAGGTCCTCAGCCAGCGTACCTTGGGGCTTGAGCTTGCCAACCGTCTCGCCGCCGATGCGGTCCAGGCTTGCGCGGAAAAGGGGTATGCCGTCAGTGCCACCGTGGTCGACCGCGCGGGGATCGTGCGGGCGGTGCAGCGAGCCGACAACGCCGGTCCGCACACGCTGGCGGCCAGCCAGCAGAAGGCCTTCACGTCCGCATCGGCACGCAACGCCACCCAGGCGATGATGGAGGCGGCGCAGAAGAACCCGGGCGCCGCCAACCTCACCGACATCCCCGGCTTCCTCCTGCTCGGCGGCGGCGTGCCGGTCCGGGTCGGCGACGAGGTGATCGGTGCGATCGGTATTGGCGGTGCGCCCGGCGGCCATCTCGACGAGCAGTGCGCATTGGCGGCCGTCGCAGCGTCGGCTGAGCTGCTCAAGTAA
- a CDS encoding response regulator transcription factor: MHDTIPLSPLIHVVDDDEAVRSSLALLIGTVGLRAQTWPTPEGFLAGFDPEGVGAVVLDVRMPGISGLAVLETLIARGVDMPVIMLTGHGTVDLCRRAFKSGAAEFLEKPVDDDILIDTLQQALRRHVASRARVTADRAARQRYAQLSGREREVLGLIVEGLTNKEIGRALALSPRTVETHRANLFAKLEAASLAQLIRHYACLVEAGGP; this comes from the coding sequence ATGCATGACACGATCCCGCTCTCTCCGCTGATCCATGTCGTCGATGACGACGAGGCCGTGCGCAGCAGCCTCGCCTTGTTGATCGGGACCGTCGGCCTTCGCGCACAGACCTGGCCGACGCCCGAGGGCTTTCTCGCCGGCTTCGATCCCGAGGGCGTGGGGGCGGTGGTGCTCGACGTGCGCATGCCGGGCATCAGTGGCCTCGCCGTGCTCGAGACCCTGATTGCGCGCGGGGTGGACATGCCGGTCATCATGCTTACCGGCCACGGTACGGTGGATCTGTGCCGGCGCGCCTTCAAGTCGGGCGCAGCGGAGTTCCTCGAGAAGCCGGTCGACGATGACATCCTGATCGACACGCTGCAGCAGGCGCTGCGCCGGCATGTCGCCTCCCGCGCGCGCGTCACCGCAGACCGCGCCGCGCGCCAGCGCTATGCGCAGCTGTCTGGGCGCGAGCGGGAGGTTCTCGGCCTGATCGTCGAAGGGCTGACCAACAAGGAGATCGGCCGCGCGCTGGCGCTGTCGCCGCGTACGGTGGAGACGCATCGTGCCAATCTGTTCGCGAAGCTCGAAGCGGCGTCGCTCGCGCAACTGATCCGCCACTACGCATGCCTGGTGGAGGCGGGCGGTCCGTAG
- a CDS encoding sensor histidine kinase produces the protein MTFVRAHMRWIAGALILCLISSAWLVHAELQRARREFETQAGIVHRVLSLRAVEHEAILATLALLDTPATAEAAHRLPAIYPRIVTVLRTERTQTWAHGTLGMELSRAEASSRSAGRAWGLVSGMEQGRLWLVLAGEAASHALEIDLAGLVTDAEWPFAIDAPVRIDLMHGGHRWRIHSGADEAGGWRFGFNRPLDVRSQPFDVVAERSVGWDELPWAQMLASSAVLIGLMAGAAALAQQRIARRRAEELLRLGQVGRLNAMGELAAGMAHELNQPLTAILANTGAAVRLLRDEPPDTETARTAMEAAAGQARRAADVLGRLRRSVERPGGAERVQVVDLRAAAEAVLHLLEPRLREAGVRVGLEGAGDFRVQADPIALEQIVHNLLTNALQALLRVPATERRLTLRLANDGARASLTVTDSGPGIPAAQRPRVFAPFYTTRAEGLGLGLSLCETLAASMDGQLELLEASGRGAAFRLSLPRVSGQGMRA, from the coding sequence ATGACCTTCGTGCGTGCGCATATGCGCTGGATCGCCGGGGCACTGATCCTCTGCCTGATCTCTTCCGCCTGGCTGGTGCATGCGGAGTTGCAGCGCGCAAGGCGTGAGTTCGAGACCCAGGCCGGCATCGTCCACCGGGTGTTGAGCCTGCGCGCAGTCGAGCACGAAGCCATTCTGGCCACGCTGGCCCTGCTCGACACGCCGGCCACGGCAGAGGCCGCGCATCGCCTGCCGGCCATCTACCCGCGGATCGTCACCGTCCTTCGCACCGAGCGGACGCAGACGTGGGCGCACGGAACGCTCGGGATGGAGCTCTCGCGGGCCGAGGCGTCGTCGCGCAGTGCGGGACGCGCCTGGGGGCTCGTGTCGGGGATGGAACAGGGGCGTCTGTGGCTGGTGCTCGCGGGCGAGGCCGCGAGCCACGCACTCGAGATCGATCTGGCCGGCTTGGTCACCGATGCCGAATGGCCCTTCGCCATCGATGCCCCCGTGCGGATCGATCTCATGCACGGCGGGCATCGTTGGCGCATCCATTCGGGCGCCGACGAGGCCGGGGGATGGCGTTTCGGTTTCAACCGTCCACTCGACGTCCGCAGTCAGCCCTTCGATGTCGTGGCGGAGCGCAGTGTCGGGTGGGACGAATTGCCGTGGGCGCAGATGCTGGCGAGCAGCGCCGTGCTCATCGGACTGATGGCGGGGGCGGCGGCGCTGGCTCAGCAACGCATTGCCCGTCGCCGCGCCGAGGAGCTGCTGCGTCTGGGGCAGGTGGGGCGGCTCAACGCCATGGGGGAGCTCGCCGCCGGCATGGCGCATGAACTCAACCAGCCGCTTACCGCGATCCTCGCCAATACGGGTGCGGCAGTTCGTCTGTTGCGTGACGAGCCGCCCGACACCGAGACCGCACGCACCGCGATGGAAGCGGCCGCAGGCCAGGCCCGGCGTGCCGCCGACGTGCTTGGCCGTTTGCGGCGCAGCGTCGAACGTCCGGGCGGCGCCGAGCGGGTGCAGGTCGTCGACCTGCGCGCGGCGGCCGAGGCCGTCCTGCATCTGCTCGAGCCGCGCTTGCGCGAGGCCGGCGTGCGCGTCGGGCTCGAGGGAGCGGGCGACTTCCGGGTCCAGGCCGACCCCATCGCGCTCGAGCAGATCGTCCACAATCTGCTGACCAATGCCTTGCAGGCCCTGCTGCGGGTGCCCGCGACGGAGCGACGGCTGACATTGCGCCTCGCGAACGACGGTGCCCGCGCCAGCCTGACCGTGACCGACAGCGGTCCCGGCATTCCTGCCGCACAGCGTCCGCGGGTGTTCGCGCCCTTCTACACGACGCGTGCGGAAGGGCTCGGATTGGGGTTGAGTCTGTGCGAGACCCTGGCGGCGTCCATGGATGGGCAGCTCGAGTTGCTTGAAGCTTCCGGGCGTGGTGCGGCGTTCCGCCTCAGCCTGCCGCGTGTTTCGGGACAGGGAATGCGCGCTTGA
- a CDS encoding DMT family transporter, translated as MSASGTPRLALFALGLLSLIWGYNWVVMKQVIQYVDPFDFSAIRAALGAATLFLVLVLLRRPMRVGAVRQVVLLGLLQTAAFTALIQWALVAGGAGKTAVLVYTMPFWVIPMAWWALGERVRGLQWASIAIAGGGLVLVLQPWAMGGSGFSNLLAVVAGITWAASAVLAKRMRQNHAFDLLALTAWQMLFGALALCVVALLHPSRPIDPTPYFFGALFFNAVFATGLAWLLWLYVLQRLSAGMAGLSALGIPLIGALAGWIELGELPNTVELAGMALIVGALAMMSMWQLLQTRRLGG; from the coding sequence ATGTCCGCATCCGGTACGCCCCGTCTCGCTCTCTTTGCCCTCGGCCTGTTGTCGCTGATCTGGGGCTACAACTGGGTCGTCATGAAGCAGGTGATCCAGTACGTGGATCCCTTTGACTTTTCCGCCATTCGTGCCGCACTCGGCGCAGCGACCTTGTTCCTCGTGCTCGTCCTGTTGCGCCGGCCGATGCGAGTGGGGGCGGTTCGCCAGGTGGTGCTGCTCGGCTTGCTGCAGACGGCCGCCTTTACCGCCTTGATCCAATGGGCGCTGGTGGCCGGTGGTGCGGGCAAGACGGCCGTCCTGGTCTATACGATGCCGTTCTGGGTCATCCCGATGGCGTGGTGGGCACTGGGCGAGCGGGTGCGCGGTCTCCAGTGGGCGTCGATCGCGATCGCCGGGGGCGGTCTGGTGCTCGTGCTCCAGCCCTGGGCGATGGGGGGCAGCGGCTTCAGCAATCTCCTCGCGGTGGTGGCGGGCATCACCTGGGCCGCTTCGGCCGTGCTTGCCAAGCGCATGCGCCAGAACCACGCCTTCGATCTTCTGGCGCTGACGGCCTGGCAGATGCTGTTCGGCGCGCTTGCGCTGTGCGTGGTCGCGTTGCTGCATCCGTCGCGGCCGATCGATCCGACGCCGTACTTCTTCGGCGCCCTGTTTTTCAACGCGGTGTTCGCCACCGGGCTGGCGTGGCTGTTGTGGCTGTACGTGCTGCAGCGGCTGTCGGCGGGCATGGCCGGGCTGTCGGCGCTGGGCATTCCGCTCATCGGCGCGCTCGCGGGCTGGATCGAACTCGGCGAGCTGCCGAATACGGTCGAGCTGGCCGGCATGGCATTGATCGTCGGCGCGCTGGCGATGATGAGCATGTGGCAACTGTTGCAGACCCGCCGCCTCGGCGGATGA
- a CDS encoding LysR family transcriptional regulator: protein MDRYTEIRSFVLVAEKGSFAAAALIEGVTPVVLGRRLDGLEARLGVKLMHRSTRGLRLTDLGEQFLDQSRQLLRDFDEIERGISSGRNAVRGHLVVSAPAAFGRRHVAPHATAFKALHPDLRMSFNFTDSVVDLVREGYDMAIRIGEVTDPNYVAVRLFANRRVVCGTPAYFERHGVPRQPEELARHNCLAFNLAGGQQRGWTFLRDGRLFAVRVEGDLACNDGELLYGWVRQGLGVGWRSTWEIQAELKRGELVTVLDEFAVPSYDIQAVYPQQRHLPAKVRHFIDYLKTAYNQPGYWAGGI, encoded by the coding sequence ATGGATCGGTATACGGAAATACGCAGCTTCGTCCTCGTGGCCGAGAAGGGCAGCTTTGCGGCGGCCGCACTGATCGAGGGGGTGACACCGGTCGTTCTGGGGCGCCGCCTGGATGGGCTCGAAGCCCGGCTCGGCGTGAAGCTCATGCACCGTTCGACGCGCGGGCTGCGCCTGACAGACCTGGGCGAGCAGTTTCTCGACCAGTCGCGTCAGCTGCTAAGGGATTTCGACGAAATCGAGCGCGGCATCAGCTCGGGTCGTAACGCAGTGCGCGGCCACCTGGTGGTATCGGCCCCTGCGGCCTTTGGCAGGCGTCATGTTGCGCCGCACGCGACCGCGTTCAAGGCGCTGCACCCCGATCTGCGGATGTCGTTCAACTTTACCGACAGCGTGGTCGACCTCGTGCGCGAAGGTTACGACATGGCGATACGCATCGGCGAAGTGACCGATCCCAACTACGTCGCGGTGCGGCTCTTCGCGAACCGCCGCGTGGTGTGCGGGACGCCGGCCTATTTTGAGCGCCATGGTGTTCCGCGGCAGCCGGAGGAGCTCGCTCGTCACAATTGCCTGGCCTTCAACCTGGCTGGCGGCCAGCAGCGTGGCTGGACCTTCCTGCGCGATGGCCGTCTGTTTGCGGTACGCGTCGAGGGCGATCTCGCCTGCAATGATGGCGAGCTGCTCTACGGATGGGTCAGACAAGGGCTGGGCGTCGGCTGGCGTTCGACCTGGGAGATCCAGGCCGAGCTGAAGCGGGGCGAGCTGGTCACCGTCCTCGACGAGTTTGCCGTGCCGAGCTACGACATCCAGGCCGTGTATCCGCAGCAGCGCCATCTGCCGGCGAAGGTGCGCCACTTCATCGACTATCTCAAGACGGCCTACAACCAGCCCGGTTACTGGGCGGGCGGGATCTAG
- a CDS encoding nucleoside deaminase, translating into MVTLDQDDIRYLRRAIELSRAAKAKGNGAYGAVLVGADGAVLAEAENDQASGHDVTGHAEMNLLRIAGGRFDDRTLAGATVYASAEPCAMCAGAVFWSGVRRLVYALSSERNYGALPRTENELHLGCREVLARGRRGVVVDGPALEDEAEQVFRD; encoded by the coding sequence ATGGTGACGCTCGATCAGGACGATATTCGATATCTGCGTAGAGCTATCGAGCTGTCGCGCGCAGCCAAGGCCAAGGGCAACGGGGCCTACGGCGCCGTGCTTGTGGGTGCTGACGGGGCGGTGCTGGCCGAAGCCGAGAACGATCAGGCCAGCGGTCATGACGTGACTGGTCACGCCGAGATGAACCTGCTGCGGATTGCCGGCGGTCGCTTCGATGACAGGACCCTGGCAGGGGCCACCGTCTACGCGAGCGCCGAACCGTGCGCCATGTGCGCAGGCGCCGTATTCTGGAGCGGTGTTCGGCGACTGGTGTATGCGCTCAGCAGCGAACGCAACTATGGCGCGCTGCCACGCACCGAGAACGAGCTGCATCTGGGCTGCCGTGAGGTGCTGGCGCGCGGCCGGCGGGGCGTGGTGGTGGATGGACCGGCGCTCGAGGACGAGGCCGAGCAAGTGTTCCGCGACTGA